Below is a genomic region from Sphingopyxis terrae subsp. terrae NBRC 15098.
GAGGGGTTTGCCGAGGAACAGCCAACGAACGCGGCGGCAGCGACTTCGCCTGAGGTGCGCGGTGCGCCGATCGCCATTCTGAGGGAGCGAAGAATTCTCCCGCCCAAATCCCTCTCGCCGCTTCACGGGCCCGCGCTTCGTCTAGGCCGTAGACTCATAAACGCGGAGCCAAAGCCGCATTGACGCAAGTTGGACCATGGCCAGGAAGTTTTCGGCGAGCTTGTCATATCGGGTGGCCACCCTACGGAAGTGCTTCAGCTTGGAGAAGAAGCGCTCGATCAGGTTGCGCTCGCGGTACAGCCATGTGCTGAAGTACGGTTTCGACCTCCGGTTTGCCTTGGGCGGGATATTGGCGAACGCTCCTTTTCCGTGGAGAGACGCCCGAATGCGATCGGCATCATATGCCTTGTCCGCCAGCACGATCGTTCCGGCGCTGACATGATTGAGTAGTTCGTCAGCAGCTTGGCCGTCATGGCTTTGCCCGGCGGTCAGACTCAGCCGGATCGGGAGGCCTTGCCCATCGACGACCGCGTGGATTTTGGTCGTGAGGCCGCCTCGGGAGCGACCGAGACAATGATCTCGATCCCCCTTTTTGCCGTCGCAGCCTGCTGGTGCGCCCGGATGGAAGTGCTGTCGATCATTTGAATGTCGCCATCATGCGCGGCGGTGATGGCGTCCATCATCCGATCCCACACGCCAGCTTTCCGCCATCGTATGAAGCGGTTGTAGCAAGTGGTGCGTGGACCATAGCGTTCGGGCAAGTCTCGCCACGGCGCACCGGATCGCAGCACCCAGAAGATGCCGTTCAGCACCCGCCGGTCATCAACGCGTGGCACGCCCCTGGGTTTGTTGGGCAGCAGCGGCTCGATCACGCGCCACTCGAAGTCGGTCAGGTCATATCGGCTCATGCCGACGCTGAATCAGAGAAACTCCCTGAGGGAAAGATCTTCCGTTCAAAAACCGTAGGCCTTTGGGTTGGCGAGTACGGTGTCGACCGTAAAATGCGGATCAGTAACTTCCACTTGCTCCAGCAGCGCGAGCATCTCCTGCCGATCTCGCCGCCTCACCGCAGCATCCCACTGACCGAGAATGCCACCATGAAATAGCCGCTCATTGACCGTCATACCCATCAAGCTGGGATCGTGCTGCTCATCCATAAATGCAGGGTGGCACAGCCGAGCCCCAACGCCAACGTTTTATGGGTTCACGGCCTAATACATAAGCGTCGCTATACGGCCTGAAGGCGAGCGCCATGCCTGCTTCGACCATCGCCCGACCCAGGTCG
It encodes:
- a CDS encoding IS5 family transposase (programmed frameshift), with translation MSRYDLTDFEWRVIEPLLPNKPRGVPRVDDRRVLNGIFWVLRSGAPWRDLPERYGPRTTCYNRFIRWRKAGVWDRMMDAITAAHDGDIQMIDSTSIRAHQQAATGKKGDRDHCLGRSRGGLTTKIHAVVDGQGLPIRLSLTAGQSHDGQAADELLNHVSAGTIVLADKAYDADRIRASLHGKGAFANIPPKANRRSKPYFSTWLYRERNLIERFFSKLKHFRRVATRYDKLAENFLAMVQLASMRLWLRVYESTA